A genomic window from Chrysoperla carnea chromosome 3, inChrCarn1.1, whole genome shotgun sequence includes:
- the LOC123296870 gene encoding major facilitator superfamily domain-containing protein 6 isoform X1 translates to MHIHKKLIPLKAHYFFFNAATGPVVPFMPTLGKQFGFSAGAIGLIYTCLPVFGMFAKTGFGALADRYKMQKSIFLFFQVLTAVAFFGIMFIPEKPAVHTEFECGGHDSEFELCSNNLNKQLEKEIFIKNQNTTMKCQLKCKMDDTTKWDTICEYWNSTKYCESTHTNVPHTFTFTTLSPISLSVQLDSCVYYRVTQTQFSDDSMHTPFCPLKDDKNVSRHMSMDCETTCDLQLVNELLDASDKNEFKDYKYWIFFVLLALSWIGMAVVVSVGDAVCFEMLDSKPHLYGYQRLWGSIGWGLLALSAGFLVDYISHGAIKKNYSIVFYIMIIMVFFDVLSSLKLQYNQTTLSVSILHDVGKLITEIRVFVFLIWCVCIGMCTGLVWNFLFWYLEELNESRNKSMGYTQENTDHMKTLEGLLMGIQCFGGELPFFFLSSFILKKLGHINTMNLVLIGLGTRLILYSTLTSPWFALPVELLHGLSYGVFYATMASYASIVAPLGTETTIQGLVSAVFEIGVALGSLIAGKCLDVIGGAQTFRYFGIGCFVVLVIHIIVQMLIKRNGRYVPTIDDKDYNIVQARYATPPDTDTQHIIDDQQDIQLVEVNKSNSNHYHKLTDVFT, encoded by the exons atgcacatacataaaaaattaataccatTAAAGGcacattatttcttttttaatgctg CAACTGGGCCTGTTGTACCGTTTATGCCCACATTGGGAAAACAATTTGGATTTTCTGCGGGAGCAATTGGATTAATATACACATGTTTACCTGTATTTGGAATGTTTGCAAAAACTGGATTTGGTGCGCTGGCTGATCGATATAAAATGCAAAAgagtattttcttattttttcaagTATTAACCGCAGTagcattttttggaattatgtttATACCAGAAAAACCTGCAGTACATACCGAATTTGAATGTGGGGGGCATGATTCAGAATTTGAATTATGCtcgaataatttaaataaacaattagaaaaagaaatttttatcaaaaatcagAATACAACTATGAAGTGtcag TTAAAATGCAAAATGGACGATACAACAAAATGGGATACAATATGTGAATATTGGAATAGTACGAAATATTGTGAAAGTACACATACGAACGTACCACATACATTTACGTTCACTACTTTATCACCGATTAGTTTATCGGTACAACTTGATTCGTGTGTATATTATCGTGTGACCCAGACACAATTTTCTGATGATTCTATGCATACACCTTTTTGTCCGTTAAAAGATGATAAGAATGTAAGTCGACATATGAGTATGGATTGTGAAACTACATGCGATTTACAATTGGTTAATGAATTATTGGATGCTAgtgataaaaatgaatttaaagattataaatattGGATATTCTTTGTTTTGCTAGCATTGAGTTGGATTGGTATGGCCGTTGTGGTTAGTGTTGGTGATGCAGTTTGTTTTGAAATGTTAG ATTCTAAACCACATTTATATGGATATCAACGTTTATGGGGATCCATTGGATGGGGTTTATTAGCTTTATCAGCTGGATTTCTCGTTGACTATATAAGTCATGGTGcaatcaagaaaaattattctattgtATTTTACATAATGATAATAATGGTGTTTTTCGACGTTCTTTCATCGCTTAAGTTACAA tATAATCAAACAACATTATCCGTTTCGATATTACATGATGTTGGTAAATTAATAACAGAAATAcgtgtttttgtatttttaatatggtGTGTATGTATTGGAATGTGTACGGGTCTTGTTTGgaactttttattttggtaCTTAGAAGAACTTAATGAAAGTAGAAATAAGTCAATGGGCTATACACAAGAAAATACTGATCATATGAAAACATTAGAAG GTCTATTAATGGGTATACAATGTTTTGGCGGTGAATTACCATTCTTCTTTTTAtctagttttatattaaaaaaattgggtcATATCAATACAatgaatttagttttaattggTTTGGGTACACGtttaatattgtattctacATTAACATCACCATGGTTTGCCTTACCAGTGGAATTGTTACATGGTCTATCGTATGGTGTGTTTTATGCAACTATGGCATCATATGCTAGTATTGTAGCACCATTGGGTACAGAGACAACAATACAG gGTTTAGTAAGTGCCGTGTTTGAGATAGGTGTTGCACTTGGTAGTTTAATTGCTGGTAAATGTTTGGATGTGATTGGTGGTGCTCAAACATTCCGTTATTTTGGTATTGGTTGTTTTGTTGTATTAGTAATACACATCATTGTACAAATGTTAATCAAACGTAATGGTCGATATGTACCAACTATCGATGATAAAG ATTATAATATAGTTCAAGCACGTTATGCAACACCACCTGACACTGACACCCAGCATATAATCGACGATCAACAGGATATTCAACTTGTTGAAGTTAATAAATCTAATAGTAATCATTATCATAAGTTAACAGATGTTTTTACATAG
- the LOC123295827 gene encoding probable cytochrome P450 49a1: MYRQIRFYSNTPKTYKNIPTFKKLPIIGHGYLFRPKGEFSIERLTEAIKTLSSRVGPIFKLNLNGEDVVITLNADDVKTIVKNEGQLPQRPIFPALAHYRKKNFHCAGIVPENGESWLSNRQLINPLLKSSVTLKYLNKQQEIAEDFVNYLISERNSNGIVDDIFSHTMKFTIEAISMVSPGNRYHCLSKDCEHAQKIMNASIEFMDGLYKTLIAPPIWKLVKTKAYKMLESSHQIIYESIETDLKNIYNQYQKNPGVISENNPFMFELLRRKHVDWNQFVMLSMEIFLGGIDSTATTLAMLLHYLSHNTEIQDKARAASLAGDTMYLRACIQETLRLSPTAGAHARYLVNDTIISGYRVPKKTLVMAFLSITSTDEKYYENPFDFKPERWLNKSNKNMFASLPFGYGVRMCPGRRLAEQEIIVAIKEILRQLILKPMDSANIGMIYRMNRVADRPIRIKIDTNTNC, translated from the exons ATGTATCGTCAAATTCGATTTTATTCGAATACACCAAAAACGTATAAAAACATACCTACATTCAAAAAATTACCAATCATTGGACACGGATACTTATTTCGACCAAAAG gtGAATTTTCGATAGAACGCTTAACAGAAGCTATAAAAACGTTAAGTTCGAGAGTTGGtccaatatttaaattaaatttgaatggtgAAGATGTTGTAATAACATTAAATGCAGACGATGtaaaaacaattgttaaaaATGAGGGTCAATTACCACAACGTCCAATATTTCCTGCATTAGCACATTAtcgtaagaaaaattttcattgtgcGGGAATTGTTCCCGAAAATGGTGAATCATGGTTATCGAACCGACAATTAATCAACCCATTGTTAAAATCTTctgttactttaaaatatttgaataaacaaCAAGAAATTGCCGAAGATTTcgtcaattatttaatttctgaaCGTAATTCTAATGGAATTgtggatgatatattttctcATACGATGAAATTTACAATAGAag CTATTTCAATGGTATCGCCAGGTAATCGTTATCACTGTTTATCAAAAGATTGTGAACACGCACAAAAAATCATGAATGCTAGTATTGAATTCATGGACGGATTATACAAGACATTAATTGCACCTCCAATATGGAAATTAGTGAAAACTAAAGCATACAAAATGCTTGAATCATCAcatcaaattatttatgaaagtaTTGAAacagatttgaaaaatatttacaatcagTATCAAAAAAATCCTGGCGTGATTTCGGAAAATAATCCTTTTATGTTTGAACTGTTGAGAAGAAAACATGTGGATTGGAATCAATTTGTCATGCTAAGTATGGAAATCTTTTTGGGTGGAATTGATTCAACAGCTACAACTTTAGCAATGTTACTACATTATTTGTCTCATAATACTGAGATCCAAGATAAAGCTCGGGCAGCGTCCTTGGCTGGGGATACCATGTATTTGCGTGCTTGTATACAAGAAACTTTGCGATTATCACCGACTGCCGGAGCTCATGCTAGATATTTGGTAAATGATACAATTATATCGGGATATCGAGTTCCTAAAAAGACTTTAGTTATGGCATTTTTGTCAATAACGTCTACAGATGAAAAATACTATGAAAATCCATTTGACTTCAAACCAGAAAGATGGTTaaataaatcgaataaaaatatgtttgcaTCTTTACCTTTTGGATATGGTGTTAGAATGTGTCCAGGTCGAAGATTAGCTGAACAAGAAATAATAGTGGCAATAAAAGAG attttaagacAATTGATTTTGAAACCAATGGATTCAGCAAATATTGGAATGATATATCGAATGAATCGTGTAGCGGATCGtccaataagaataaaaatagacACAAATACAAAttgctaa
- the LOC123296870 gene encoding major facilitator superfamily domain-containing protein 6 isoform X2, with product MHIHKKLIPLKAHYFFFNAATGPVVPFMPTLGKQFGFSAGAIGLIYTCLPVFGMFAKTGFGALADRYKMQKSIFLFFQVLTAVAFFGIMFIPEKPAVHTEFECGGHDSEFELCSNNLNKQLEKEIFIKNQNTTMKCQLKCKMDDTTKWDTICEYWNSTKYCESTHTNVPHTFTFTTLSPISLSVQLDSCVYYRVTQTQFSDDSMHTPFCPLKDDKNVSRHMSMDCETTCDLQLVNELLDASDKNEFKDYKYWIFFVLLALSWIGMAVVVSVGDAVCFEMLDSKPHLYGYQRLWGSIGWGLLALSAGFLVDYISHGAIKKNYSIVFYIMIIMVFFDVLSSLKLQYNQTTLSVSILHDVGKLITEIRVFVFLIWCVCIGMCTGLVWNFLFWYLEELNESRNKSMGYTQENTDHMKTLEGLLMGIQCFGGELPFFFLSSFILKKLGHINTMNLVLIGLGTRLILYSTLTSPWFALPVELLHGLSYGVFYATMASYASIVAPLGTETTIQGLVSAVFEIGVALGSLIAGKCLDVIGGAQTFRYFGIGCFVVLVIHIIVQMLIKRNGRYVPTIDDKGEESSRK from the exons atgcacatacataaaaaattaataccatTAAAGGcacattatttcttttttaatgctg CAACTGGGCCTGTTGTACCGTTTATGCCCACATTGGGAAAACAATTTGGATTTTCTGCGGGAGCAATTGGATTAATATACACATGTTTACCTGTATTTGGAATGTTTGCAAAAACTGGATTTGGTGCGCTGGCTGATCGATATAAAATGCAAAAgagtattttcttattttttcaagTATTAACCGCAGTagcattttttggaattatgtttATACCAGAAAAACCTGCAGTACATACCGAATTTGAATGTGGGGGGCATGATTCAGAATTTGAATTATGCtcgaataatttaaataaacaattagaaaaagaaatttttatcaaaaatcagAATACAACTATGAAGTGtcag TTAAAATGCAAAATGGACGATACAACAAAATGGGATACAATATGTGAATATTGGAATAGTACGAAATATTGTGAAAGTACACATACGAACGTACCACATACATTTACGTTCACTACTTTATCACCGATTAGTTTATCGGTACAACTTGATTCGTGTGTATATTATCGTGTGACCCAGACACAATTTTCTGATGATTCTATGCATACACCTTTTTGTCCGTTAAAAGATGATAAGAATGTAAGTCGACATATGAGTATGGATTGTGAAACTACATGCGATTTACAATTGGTTAATGAATTATTGGATGCTAgtgataaaaatgaatttaaagattataaatattGGATATTCTTTGTTTTGCTAGCATTGAGTTGGATTGGTATGGCCGTTGTGGTTAGTGTTGGTGATGCAGTTTGTTTTGAAATGTTAG ATTCTAAACCACATTTATATGGATATCAACGTTTATGGGGATCCATTGGATGGGGTTTATTAGCTTTATCAGCTGGATTTCTCGTTGACTATATAAGTCATGGTGcaatcaagaaaaattattctattgtATTTTACATAATGATAATAATGGTGTTTTTCGACGTTCTTTCATCGCTTAAGTTACAA tATAATCAAACAACATTATCCGTTTCGATATTACATGATGTTGGTAAATTAATAACAGAAATAcgtgtttttgtatttttaatatggtGTGTATGTATTGGAATGTGTACGGGTCTTGTTTGgaactttttattttggtaCTTAGAAGAACTTAATGAAAGTAGAAATAAGTCAATGGGCTATACACAAGAAAATACTGATCATATGAAAACATTAGAAG GTCTATTAATGGGTATACAATGTTTTGGCGGTGAATTACCATTCTTCTTTTTAtctagttttatattaaaaaaattgggtcATATCAATACAatgaatttagttttaattggTTTGGGTACACGtttaatattgtattctacATTAACATCACCATGGTTTGCCTTACCAGTGGAATTGTTACATGGTCTATCGTATGGTGTGTTTTATGCAACTATGGCATCATATGCTAGTATTGTAGCACCATTGGGTACAGAGACAACAATACAG gGTTTAGTAAGTGCCGTGTTTGAGATAGGTGTTGCACTTGGTAGTTTAATTGCTGGTAAATGTTTGGATGTGATTGGTGGTGCTCAAACATTCCGTTATTTTGGTATTGGTTGTTTTGTTGTATTAGTAATACACATCATTGTACAAATGTTAATCAAACGTAATGGTCGATATGTACCAACTATCGATGATAAAG